In the Danaus plexippus chromosome 4, MEX_DaPlex, whole genome shotgun sequence genome, one interval contains:
- the LOC116768541 gene encoding trypsin, alkaline C-like — MRLLIVLALLGAACGQPKLDTRIVGGQISSIENSPYIASLLHGYFGIFFSHQCGGTLLSNNAVLSAAHCFSDRSVSAWRVRLGSSLTSLGGSEHEVSSLIIHPDYAPRLILHNVAVVRLAKPTEFSDRINRAFIAGPNYILPDNTGLSASGWGANQFQGQISEVLHQVDVNLINQQSCVERYAKLKEIPGKENWPDVTPEMMCTGALNVGNKGSCKGDEGGPVIHGGNVVVGIISWGFECGQNSYPSVNVRVSSYANWIFNAAS, encoded by the exons ATGCGtttgttaatagttttagCCCTTCTTGGCGCCGCTTGCG GGCAGCCAAAACTTGACACAAGAATAGTGGGTGGGCAAATATCATCTATTGAGAACTCCCCCTACATTGCATCTTTGTTGCATGGCTATTTTGGCATATTCTTTTCACACCAATGTGGAGGTACTTTATTGTCAAACAACGCAGTACTTTCAGCGGCCCACTGCTTCTC TGACAGATCTGTTTCGGCGTGGCGAGTACGCCTTGGATCGAGTTTAACATCATTGGGTGGTTCTGAGCATGAAGTGTCTTCTTTGATTATACATCCTGATTACGCACCTAGACTAATATTACACAACGTGGCTGTTGTGAGACTGGCCAAACCCACTGAATTCTCAGACAGAATAAATAGGGCATTCATTGCTGGACCAAACTACATTTTACCTGATAACACTGGACTCTCTGCTTCAGGATGGGGTGCAAATCAG ttccaAGGACAGATATCCGAAGTTCTGCACCAAGTGGATGTCAACTTAATCAACCAACAATCTTGTGTGGAACGTTATGCAAAACTAAAAGAAATCCCTGGTAAGGAGAACTGGCCTGATGTCACACCTGAAATGATGTGTACAGGGGCTTTGAATGTCGGCAACAAAGGATCTTGCAAGGGTGACGAAGGTGGACCGGTAATTCATGGCGGAAACGTTGTTGTTGGCATCATTTCCTGGGGATTCGAATGTGGTCAAAACTCATACCCCAGTGTCAATGTCCGTGTGTCTTCTTATGCTAACTGGATCTTTAATGCTGCATcttaa